The following coding sequences are from one Candidatus Bathyarchaeota archaeon window:
- a CDS encoding ABC transporter substrate-binding protein, translated as MAIVIIVAAIVGVLVYLYTTPGGVEEVRIGNLVSMTGFMAAFGQPAAFGIKKCVEDVNNLGGLNVGGRKLQVKLIQYDDSSDPSKATALVEQLILQDKVHIILTNPGPPIIHIPVSGAVDKFKVPALVDGVMEPWWNSGPYEYAWAIGPVLVTPVPEGDFRAGKPGYSAIGNYLDFTNLFREEINGKVALFAPDDADGRPWYDLATGILQGAGYTVVGVEKRLGQYAPGTMDFTAIIREWKDAQAEVLWGLSIGSDFATMWRQATSLGWKPKMVLDGRALKNYEDVAAIGDPNLAVGLVDPFNVWNPYIPYKSYYGGRTNMQLAEDWTEETGRSWSDALSAYSWAEVACRAIEMAGSLDPEKILDALSNIDVVAMAFGRVKFVKDFHFCPQVLYVGQWFVDEHGKLKMEIVYSPNPDLQPTREPLFPLP; from the coding sequence GTGGCGATCGTAATAATCGTCGCTGCTATCGTCGGCGTCTTAGTATATCTTTACACAACTCCCGGAGGAGTTGAGGAGGTCCGAATTGGAAATCTAGTTTCAATGACAGGATTCATGGCCGCATTCGGTCAACCAGCTGCCTTTGGTATTAAGAAATGTGTTGAGGATGTGAATAACCTTGGTGGTTTAAATGTCGGCGGCCGAAAACTCCAAGTCAAACTAATACAATACGACGACTCCAGCGACCCCTCAAAAGCAACAGCCCTAGTCGAACAACTAATACTCCAAGACAAAGTCCACATAATACTTACTAATCCAGGTCCACCAATAATTCATATTCCAGTTTCAGGCGCGGTGGACAAATTTAAGGTGCCTGCGCTTGTGGACGGGGTTATGGAGCCATGGTGGAATTCCGGACCCTATGAGTATGCATGGGCTATAGGCCCGGTACTTGTTACACCAGTTCCGGAAGGAGACTTTAGGGCTGGTAAGCCTGGGTATTCTGCCATTGGAAATTATTTGGACTTCACTAATTTGTTCCGTGAAGAAATCAATGGTAAAGTAGCGTTGTTTGCACCGGATGATGCTGATGGCAGACCTTGGTATGATCTTGCAACTGGAATCTTGCAAGGTGCCGGGTATACTGTTGTTGGTGTTGAAAAACGTCTTGGTCAATATGCTCCTGGAACTATGGACTTTACAGCAATAATCCGCGAATGGAAAGATGCTCAAGCCGAAGTTCTTTGGGGACTATCCATTGGAAGCGATTTTGCAACTATGTGGAGACAAGCCACAAGTTTAGGATGGAAGCCGAAAATGGTTCTGGATGGAAGGGCCCTCAAAAACTATGAGGACGTAGCAGCGATAGGTGATCCAAACCTTGCCGTCGGTTTGGTTGATCCATTTAACGTATGGAACCCATATATACCATACAAAAGTTACTACGGCGGGAGAACCAACATGCAGCTGGCTGAGGATTGGACAGAGGAAACTGGGAGATCTTGGTCAGATGCTTTAAGCGCGTATTCGTGGGCTGAAGTGGCATGTAGAGCAATAGAAATGGCTGGAAGTCTGGATCCTGAAAAAATACTGGATGCCTTATCTAACATTGACGTTGTTGCAATGGCGTTTGGAAGAGTAAAGTTCGTAAAAGATTTCCACTTTTGTCCTCAAGTGCTTTATGTAGGTCAATGGTTTGTAGATGAGCATGGAAAGCTGAAGATGGAGATTGTTTACTCGCCAAATCCGGATCTACAACCTACACGTGAACCATTATTCCCGCTTCCCTAA